Below is a genomic region from Chitinispirillales bacterium.
ATTCTCCAAACTACACGGCGCTTGCTAAAATTGAGTGGAACGAAAGAAAATCCGGCGTAGGTTTGTCTTTTGATTGGAATTATACGGGAAAACAATTGCTTCGCGAGGTGCGTTTCGGACAGAAACTTGTTAAAACACAAAGATACGGCAGTCCGTATTCGACTTTCAACGCCCAAATAGACAAAAAGATTTCAAGATGGACGATTACTGCGGCGTGTCAAAATATCGGCGATTTCTATCAATCGAAAATCGAACCGATTTTCTATGTGGACGGCTGGTATTACTTAACGACTTCTGTGTGGGCGCCAATCAAAGGACGGACTTTTTACGGAGGAATAAGGTTTAATTAAGAATTATCGGTTTTATAGATTTGGTTTTTTGTTTAACATTTTAAGTAAAGGAGTTTCTAAATGAAACGATTAAAGAGTAGTTTGGCGGTGTCTGTAATAACCGCAATGTCGGCGATAGCGTTGTTTGTCGGTTGCAGTAAGGACGAGGAACAAAAAAATGAAAAAACGATTAATGGGATTGAGTGCGTTTTGGTCGAAGCGGGAACTTTCTGGATGGGAAGTCAGGCGAGTGAAAGAGCAAAACCCAATGACGAAGTTTATCATCAGGTAAAAATAACAAAAAGTTTCTGGATAAGCAAATATCCTATAACTAACAAACAGTACGGCAATCAAATTCCGGGCATGGATAATTTCCCCGTTACCGATATTTACTGGGACGAAGCGGACGATTTTGCTAAAAGCAAAGGCGGACGCTTACCTACGGAAGCCCAGTGGGAATATGCGGCAAGAGGCGGTAACAAAAGTAAAGGATATATTTACAGCGGAAGTAACAATCTTGACGAAGTCGCATGGCATAAAGATAATTCGGGCGGTTCAACGCATGAAGTCGGGACTAAAAATCCAAACGAACTGGGAATATACGATATGACCGGAAACGTTTACGAATGGGTCAGCGACTGGTATGACGATTACGATGTGGAAGAAAATGGTTTGCGAACCGACCCTGTATTAGACAAT
It encodes:
- a CDS encoding formylglycine-generating enzyme family protein; amino-acid sequence: MKRLKSSLAVSVITAMSAIALFVGCSKDEEQKNEKTINGIECVLVEAGTFWMGSQASERAKPNDEVYHQVKITKSFWISKYPITNKQYGNQIPGMDNFPVTDIYWDEADDFAKSKGGRLPTEAQWEYAARGGNKSKGYIYSGSNNLDEVAWHKDNSGGSTHEVGTKNPNELGIYDMTGNVYEWVSDWYDDYDVEENGLRTDPVLDNPAYGEMKIFRGGYYNTDDNTFNGAGNARKECRIAYREACYDVDSRLRHDASMAGIRIIFDQ